The Rouxiella sp. WC2420 region AGTAGTGTTGCAAGAATCGCTGACGCCGGTGTATCCGACTACTGAAGGCATTCGTCAGGCAACCTTGCGTAAACTGACCGATCAGGCGTTATCACTGCTTGATACCCAACCTATTGCCGAACTTCTGCCACAAGAGCTAAGCCGTTCGCTGATGCCGCTATCGCAGGCATTGCATCTGCTGCACCGACCACCGCCCGATATGCAGCTTGCCGATCTTGAAAAAGGCCAGCATCCTGCCCAACGTCGGCTGATTATGGAAGAACTCCTGGCACATAATCTCAGCATGTTGGCGGTTCGCGCCGGAACACAGAGTTACAAAGCTCTGCCGCTGGTCAAAGACCACAAGCTGATGGACGCATTTCTGGCATCTCTGCCGTTTAAACCAACCAACGCTCAGAGTCGCGTGGTCGGCGAAATCGAGCATGACCTAGCTTTAGGTTATCCAATGATGCGTCTGGTACAGGGCGATGTTGGCTCGGGAAAAACGCTGGTTGCCGCTCTCGCCGCACTTTGCGCAATTGCTCAGGGCAAGCAGGTAGGCCTGATGGCACCAACAGAGTTATTGGCAGAGCAGCACGCTAATAACTTTCGCCAGTGGTTTGAACCGCTCGGCATTCAGGTCGGTTGGCTGGCAGGAAAGCAAAAGGGCAAAGCGCGTATCGCACAGCAAGAGGCGATTGCCAGCGGACAAGTTTCAATGGTTGTCGGCACGCACGCCATCTTCCAGGAACAAATTCAGTTTTCGGCACTGGCCTTGGTTATTATCGACGAGCAGCACCGTTTCGGCGTGCACCAGCGTCTGGCGCTGTGGGAAAAAGGCAAACAGCAGGGTTTTCATCCGCATCAGCTGATCATGACCGCCACTCCAATCCCGCGCACGCTGGCGATGACCGCCTATGCAGATCTCGACACTTCGGTGATCGATGAACTGCCACCGGGCCGCACGCCGGTGACCACCGTTGCGATCCCCGATACTCGCCGTAGCGACATTATCCAACGGGTGAAAAGTGCCTGCGTGGAAGAAAATCGTCAAGCTTATTGGGTCTGCACGCTAATTGAAGAGTCAGAAATGCTCGAGGCTCAGGCCGCGGAAGCTACTTGGGAAGGTCTGAAAGTCGCCCTGCCGGAGCTGAAAATCGGTCTGGTTCATGGCCGTATGAAAGCTCAGGAAAAGCAGGCAGTGATGCAGGCTTTTAAGCAGGGTGAAATTCAACTGCTGGTCGCCACCACGGTAATTGAAGTTGGTGTTGACGTGCCAAACGCCAGTCTGATGATTATTGAAAACCCCGAGCGACTCGGGCTAGCACAGCTGCACCAGCTTCGCGGCCGCGTTGGCCGTGGTGCTATCGCCTCTCACTGTGTGCTGTTGTATAAAACGCCTTTAAGCAAAACGGCACAAAAGCGGCTGCAAGTTTTACGTGACAGTAATGATGGCTTTGTGATTGCTCAGCAGGATTTGGAGATCCGCGGCCCAGGTGAACTGCTTGGCACACGCCAAACCGGCAGCGCTGAATTCAAAGTTGCCGATCTGCTTCGTGACCAGGCAATGATCCCTGAAGTTCAGCGTATCGCCCGCCATATTCAGCAACAGTATCCTGAACATGCCAAAGCGTTGATCGAGCGCTGGCTCCCGGAACGTGCCCGCTATACCAACGCCTGATCTTCTCTCAATAGCAAACATCTTCACAGCGCGATAATTTTGAACCTCTTCATGCTGGCTTATCTCTAATTATCCACTAAAAATGCTGATAGCAACCGATTGCTTTTATCCTCGATATCATGAAAAATGCCCGCTTTGCGGCTAACCGGGGAAATGCCCAACGTGACTACACAACCAGCCGAGCCAGAAGCTCAGCGCCAGACGGCAGAAACGCCGCGCAGCAGTGAATTAATTTATCGATTAGAAGACCGTCCGCCGTTGCCACAGACAGTGTTTGCGGCCTGCCAGCATTTACTGGCCATGTTTGTTGCGGTGATTACTCCGGCATTGTTGATTTGCCAGGCTTTAGGCCTGCCAGCGCAGGATACTCAGCACATCATCAGCATGTCGCTGTTCGCCTCTGGTTTAGCGTCAATCCTGCAAATTAAAACCTGGGGACCCGTCGGATCGGGCCTGCTGTCGATTCAAGGCACCAGCTTCAACTTTGTTTCTCCTTTGATCATGGGCGGTATGGCGCTGAAAAATGGCGGTGCCACCGTTCCTGTCATGATGGCGGCGCTGTTCGGCACACTCATGGTCGCCTCCTGTACCGAGATCCTGCTTTCACGGGTGTTACACCTCGCTCGCCGTATCATCACCCCGTTGGTATCCGGCATCGTGGTGATGATCATCGGCCTGTCACTCATTCAAGTGGGCCTGACCTCAATTGGCGGCGGTTACTCGGCAATGAGTGACCACACCTTTGGTTCACCGAAAAACCTGATTCTGGCAGCCATCGTTTTGGTGGTGATTATCCTGCTGAACCGCCAGCGTAATCCTTACCTGCGAGTGGCTTCTTTGGTGATTGCCATGGCCGTCGGTTATATCGTTGCCTGGGCAATGGGCATGTTGCCTGTGTCTGCACCAGCCGTAGCCACGCATCTGATCACCATTCCAACTCCGCTGTATTACGGACTCGGGTTTGACTGGAATCTGCTGGTTCCGTTGATGCTTATCTTTATGGTGACCTCGCTGGAAACCATTGGCGATATTACCGCGACCTCCGACGTTTCGGAGCAACCGGTCAGCGGCCCAATTTATATGAAGCGCATCAAGGGCGGCGTGCTGGCCAATGGCCTTAATTCGATGCTTTCTGCCGTGTTCAACACATTCCCCAACTCCTGTTTTGGCCAGAACAATGGCGTGATCCAACTGACCGGCGTTGCCAGCCGTTATGTCGGATTCGTAGTTGCATTGATGCTGATCGTGCTCGGTTTGTTCCCGGCGGTGGCGGGTTTTGTGCAGCACATTCCTGAACCGGTTCTGGGCGGCGCAACCATCGTAATGTTCGGCACTATCGCAGCCTCGGGTGTGCGCATCGTTTCACGCGAACGCCTCAATCGCCGCGCGATCATGATTATGGCGCTGTCGTTGGCCGTCGGCATGGGCGTATCGCAGCAGCCATTAATCTTGCAATTCGCTCCTGACTGGCTGAAAACGCTGCTCTCTTCCGGTATCGCTGCTGGCGGTATTACCGCTATCGTGCTGAATTTGATCTTCCCGCGCGAGCCTTGAGATTCAAAACTTAACGCAAATACCACCACGGCGGCAGGGTTATCCCTCCCGCCGTTTTTTTTGCCTGTAACATGGTAACCTATTGAGAAAGATTGCTGATTACGGCATAAACAATTGTACGTTTTTCCGACTTACCCAACGGATATGGATTGCGACGATGAAATTTCTCGGTAAATTGCTGCTGACACTCGTTATGTTGTTGGTTCTGGCAATCGTCATACTGTACTTATTATTGCAAACACGCTGGGCCGCTGGCTCGATTAGCCGTTGGGTAACC contains the following coding sequences:
- a CDS encoding NCS2 family protein, which translates into the protein MTTQPAEPEAQRQTAETPRSSELIYRLEDRPPLPQTVFAACQHLLAMFVAVITPALLICQALGLPAQDTQHIISMSLFASGLASILQIKTWGPVGSGLLSIQGTSFNFVSPLIMGGMALKNGGATVPVMMAALFGTLMVASCTEILLSRVLHLARRIITPLVSGIVVMIIGLSLIQVGLTSIGGGYSAMSDHTFGSPKNLILAAIVLVVIILLNRQRNPYLRVASLVIAMAVGYIVAWAMGMLPVSAPAVATHLITIPTPLYYGLGFDWNLLVPLMLIFMVTSLETIGDITATSDVSEQPVSGPIYMKRIKGGVLANGLNSMLSAVFNTFPNSCFGQNNGVIQLTGVASRYVGFVVALMLIVLGLFPAVAGFVQHIPEPVLGGATIVMFGTIAASGVRIVSRERLNRRAIMIMALSLAVGMGVSQQPLILQFAPDWLKTLLSSGIAAGGITAIVLNLIFPREP
- the recG gene encoding ATP-dependent DNA helicase RecG; this encodes MKGRLLDAVPLTSLTGVGASQAEKLAKIGLETIQDLLLHLPLRYEDRTRLYAINDLLPAIYATVEGEVLRTDISFGRRRMLTCQISDGTGLLTLRFFNFNAAMKNSLAPGRRVTAYGEIKRGTIGAEIIHPEYRVQGENSEVVLQESLTPVYPTTEGIRQATLRKLTDQALSLLDTQPIAELLPQELSRSLMPLSQALHLLHRPPPDMQLADLEKGQHPAQRRLIMEELLAHNLSMLAVRAGTQSYKALPLVKDHKLMDAFLASLPFKPTNAQSRVVGEIEHDLALGYPMMRLVQGDVGSGKTLVAALAALCAIAQGKQVGLMAPTELLAEQHANNFRQWFEPLGIQVGWLAGKQKGKARIAQQEAIASGQVSMVVGTHAIFQEQIQFSALALVIIDEQHRFGVHQRLALWEKGKQQGFHPHQLIMTATPIPRTLAMTAYADLDTSVIDELPPGRTPVTTVAIPDTRRSDIIQRVKSACVEENRQAYWVCTLIEESEMLEAQAAEATWEGLKVALPELKIGLVHGRMKAQEKQAVMQAFKQGEIQLLVATTVIEVGVDVPNASLMIIENPERLGLAQLHQLRGRVGRGAIASHCVLLYKTPLSKTAQKRLQVLRDSNDGFVIAQQDLEIRGPGELLGTRQTGSAEFKVADLLRDQAMIPEVQRIARHIQQQYPEHAKALIERWLPERARYTNA